The Carcharodon carcharias isolate sCarCar2 chromosome 26, sCarCar2.pri, whole genome shotgun sequence genomic sequence caccttatcaaatgccttctgaatttAAAGCAGAGGAAAAGGTTGGCATGCCAGACATCTCAAGGAAATAATGATTAAATTGGGGGCAGGGTAACTGGTTTGTGGTTCCCTGTTTTTTATCTCCTCTCTTGGATGTATAGCGGGTTTACGTTAGCCACCTTACAATTCACGGGAACTGTGCTACAATCGAGGGAATTTggaacaagaacttgcatttatatactgccaCAGCGTTGTAAGGGAGAGAGTTCTAGGTTTACGATCCAGCAaaattgaaggaacagtgacatattttcaagtcaggatggtgtgtgacttggagtggaGCTTGTAAATGGTGGTGTCCCTATACACCCGTTGCTCTCGCCCTTCCAGTTGTAGAGGTTCTGGGTTTGGATGatgcttttgaaggagccttggtgagttgctgcagtgcaccttgcaggtagtgcacactgctgccactaagtcctgttggtggagggagtgaatgtttaaagtggtggatgaggTGTCGAACTAGCTGACTGCTTTGCCGTGGATGGTGCTAAGCTTATTAAGTGTTATTCAAGCTGCACCTATTCAGGCAAacggagagtatttcatcatattcctgacttgtgtcttgcagatggtggacaggctttgtggagttacGAGTCtatttgaacatcaaggggccatggttagattctctcttgttggagatggtcattgcctggcacttgtgtggcacaaatgttacttcccacttctgttgaagagtcatacggacttgaaacgttaactgtgttcctctccacagatgctgtcagacctgctgactgtttccaggtatttttattacttgccacttattagcctaaGCCATAATGCTGTCCATGTCTTTCTACTTGTGGGCTTAAATATAATGGACTGATTGCCTTAGCAGAAAGGTCAATAACCAGGTGTATATCCTgtgcatggtgggggtgggggaggcagggacTGGAACTCAACAGCCTGAAAACATGAGAGACAGAAGCCCTTATATCATTTAAAATAATACTtgaatatgcacttgaagtgccataacctacagggctatgggccaagacctggaaagtgggattagactggcttgCTGTTTTTTTAGTGGCATGATGAGTCATATGATTTCCCTTCGTGTTGCAAATTTTCTGCTTCTAAGATTATGGTAGCTCCCTCCAAGTGTTTTAACCAAAATTTATATCTTAACCAACATCTACGAAACATATCATCTGATTATTTTGTCATTCCTTTTTGTGTgaacttgctgtatgcaaattgcctgcattacaacagtgactatacctcAAACGTACttcaatgcaaaagcaaaatactgcagatactggaaatctgaaattaactTCTGATGGAAAGTCATGgtcctgaaacgttaactgtttctccctccacaggtgcAGCCAGACGTGaacatttgcagcattttgtGCTTTTACCTCATATGTACTTTAatgcgctttgggacatcctgagggcaTCAAAGACGCTATTTAAATGTAATTGTTTTCCTTTTTTGGATGATAGACTCTCCTGCCCCACATACACATGTCCCTGTAttggtgctgggtgacattgaCCCCGGGTGACCCGGAAGTACTGGTTGGTCGAGCCGGAAGGAGAAACCTCGCTAATGGCTGCCGTTGTGTTTCGGAGTCCGGTTGAGCAGCGTGTTAACGTCTCTCGATGCTAATTCCGATCACCTACCCGTCGTTACTGGACAGAACAAACGGTACCAGACCACACATTTTCACCGCGGTTGCCAATATGGGGCGGTCCAGCCAGTGACCGTTCCCCAGAGCATCGTTTTTCGGCGACTCCGCCCACTTCGGACCACGCCCACTCTCAGGCTGCACTTCCACTCATTCCCGCCGCTCACAAAACCCCGCCCACTTTTCCCGCAGCCCGTCCCTCGTCCTTGACACCACCGTGAGCCCTGCCCCTAACTCGGACCCCGCACCTTAACCCGGGACCCGCCTATTTCTTCGTCAATCCGCCACCCTACCCCCAGGGCCCCGGCTGCCCTCCAGGGTCCCAATCTTCCTCAGCCCCGCCCCCTCATCCAGGGCCCTACCACTGTCCTCCTCAGCCCCGCCCCCACCTTTCAAGGCCCCGCCTCCTGCTCCCGGGCCCCACCCTTCAAGGACCCGCCCCCTACTCCCGGGCCCCACCTTTcaaggccccgccccctgctcccgGGCCCCACCCTCTGCTCCCGGGCCCCATTCTTTCAAGGGCCCGCTCCTCGCCTGGACCCCACCAACTCGTTGCGGATCCCTCACTTTACGCcgggccccaccccccctccaaccgGCCCCACCTCCCGGGCCCCACCGCTGTCCCCagcccccgccccgccccctccTGGACCCCGCCCATTCCGCCCGGGGCCGCCCTCCCTCCGACGGGGCCCCGCCCACCGCCCTcggccccgccccccaccccgcgcGTGCGGGTTTCCTGGTAACCGTGCCCATGCCGACCGCCGCCGGGGAGCAGGCAGCCGggccgccctcccctccccccaggatGAATGGCTTCTCGCTCGGCGAGCTGTGCTGGCTCTTCTGCTGCCCGCCTTGCCCGAGCCGGATCGCGGCCAAGCTGGCCTTCCTGCCGCCCGCGCCCACCTACACGGTGCTGACGGACGAGTCGAGCAGCCTGTGCAGCCTGCACCTGTCGGAGCGGGCCGACTGGCAGTTCTCGGAGCGGGAGCTCGAGCTGCTGGAGGTTTTCTTCGTCCGCAGCGGCCGCGGCAGCCGCCTGGCCTGTATGTTCGCCCGCTGTGTGCCCGAGTGCCGCTACACCCTGCTCTTCTCGCACGGTAACGCCGTGGACCTGGGCCAGATGTGCAGCTTCTACATCGGCCTGGGCAACCGCATCAAGTGCAACATCTTCTCCTATGATTACTCAGGTTACGGGGCCAGTAGCGGGAAACCGTCCGAGAGAAATCTTTACTCGGACATTGATGCGGCGTGGACAGCTCTAAGGACAAGGTCAGTACAGCAGGGGGTCAGCCAGAGCTCCAACCTCCAGTGAAACATTACTGTTTGGCCCTCAAAGGACTGCATTTCTGAACTGGTGTCACATTGTTGCTTGCCCACTGTTTGGGGCTAAAGAGACAAGCAGCCTATTAGCTAATATTGATTCATTCAAAGGCCAATCGGCTTTCTTTCAAGAAAGAGCATTTAGAGATACAGTATATGTGTAACTTCAGACATAACATGTGGTGAAGTGTAAATTTAGAAAGGGAAAAGGTGACTTTGGACTAATGgttcccaaagcttttcaccacTGGAGTTTTCTCACCTCATGCCTGGGTCTGTTCTGGaataattgatagagattgatcatCATGATTAATTAAGAGCTCCAATATGGTTCTATAATGCaactaccaggatggtagaaggcaATCTACATAGACTTTTGTTTTTCATTTAGCACTTCCTGTGTCCCTTTTCAGCTACATAGCCAGAAAACGGTTTCCTAGCGTTCTCACCTTGAATCAGAGGAttgcaggttcaaatcctgctccaTCCAGATGAACACTTGTATATGCAGTAAAGTGGGAGTGCTGCCTTGTCAGAAGCTCCATCTTTTGAGTGAGATGCAAGTTTGTTCTGCTGGAACGCAAAAGATCTTGCAGCCTTAATCCAAGGAGAATAGTGAGTTCTGCTCAGCATTCTTCCCTCAAACCCCACCAagaacagattagctggtcattcaTTTTGTTTGttgttgtgggaccttgctgcatggaaactggctgctgtgtttgccaATATAAATTAAGCCCTTGCTTCAACAATTTGTTGATTATGAAGTGGTTTAGATGTTCTGAGGATATAGGTATATAATTGCAATATGCAATAAAAGTGACCTCATTACTGATATACATACATATGTgcttacaaattaggagcaggagtaggctatttggcacatagagcctgctgcgccatttgataaaattatggctgatttgattgtggccgcaaacctactttcctgtctaccaccCTTTGACTCCCTATTTAACTTAGCCTTGaaaaattcaatgaccctgtctcctccactctctggggaagagaattccacaaactaacaaccctctgagaggaaaaaaactACTCCACATCTCAGTCTTAATTGGGAGACCCCATATTTGTGTGTtccctaattctagtctctcccacatggggaaacatcctttcagcatccacactgtcaattcacctcaggatcttttatttaagtaacatcacctctcattcttctaaacactaatGGATAtaagcccaacctttcctcataagataacctcttcatctcaagaatcagtcgagtgaaccttctttgaacttcTAATGCtatatcctttctcaagtaaggaaaccaaaactgtacaaggcaagcttccctacttttatattccaatccccttgcaataaacgacaacattccatttgccttcctaatcacttgttttCTGAAGTATAATCACTTGAGTTGTGTTGAGAATTTGCTCTACACAGTTAGATTGCTTGTACTCTCTCTAGTTCCTCACTATCTTCTGCCTGGATACGCTCTAATGGAACATGGTCATACCCTGTGGAAAGCTTTGTATTGGGGATTCTTCCCAGCACCACTGGAATGGCACACAGGGCAGCGGTGAAGAGTCATAATTAGAATTATTTCTCAGACATTCTGTGACAGAACAAAGCAGTTTTTTTGCATAGATTCATTGAATCTTGTAGCATGGAATGAGGCTATTCGGTCCATCAGTGGCCAAGTAGCCATCCagcctaattccactttccagctcttgatcTGTAGCCTTGTTGGTTATGGCACTTCATGGTACAtacccaagtactttttaaatattatgagggtttttgccttTACTATCCTCACTAGCAGAGTTCCAGATCCCTCACCACCCTGTGTGTGGGCACTTCATAATTTTACACACTTCAATAAGATCTCCCCTCAgcatcctctgttccaaagacAACAACCCTAtcctacccaatctttcctcataactaaaattctccactcCAGGCATCATCCTCATAAATcacctctgtaccctctcttgtGCAATCTCGTCTTTTCTGTAGTGCAATGATCAGAATTGCACAGAGTACTCCTGCTGGGACTGAGTTTTATGGAGTTCCAATGTAATCCCCTTGCTCTAATATTTGATGCCTTGGCTAATCCCATACGCCTTCTCTACCACTTACCTGCTTTCCTGCCACGTTCAggaatctgtggacatgcactccaaggtccctctgcacttctcagtatcctactATTTATTGTGTAATAATAAATTGTCTTGCCTTGTTAACCTtccccaaatgtattacctcacacttctccagattgaactCCATTTATCATTGTTCTGTCCGCCTGACCAGTCCATtcatatcttcctgcagtctacagattTCTTCTTCATTATCAACCACATAGCCAATTTTTGTATTATCCGCAAACGTCATAATCACACCCTCTACATTCATGTCCAGATCTTGGATGTGTACCATAAATGAACAAGGGACCTAGTGCTGAGTCCTACAGAACCCAGTAGAAACAGCCTTCCAAGTGCAAAACACCCATCGACCATTGCCCTTTGCTTCCTCCCTctcagtcaattttggatccaacttgccactttgtcttggatttcatgggcttttacttttctgacctgTCTGCCTCGTGGGACCATATTGaaggccttgctaaaatccatttaGAGTACATCAAATGCACAACCCACACCAACcatccttgttacctcctcaaaaatgtCAATAGTTAGTCAATTATGACCTGCATGTAACAAACCTTTGCTGACTGTCTTGATTAACCTGTGATTATTGAAATGAAAatttctccctcagtacttcttCCAATAATTTTCTCACCATATtgggttaggctgactggcctgtaattactcgGTCTAACCCTTTCTACCTTTTTAAATACTGCTACAACATtaactgtcctccagtcctctggcatcacacTTGTAGCCTGAGAGCAATGGAAAATAATAGAGCCTCTGCTATTCCTTCTCTTATTCCCTTAAaagtctgggatacatttcatccagggtctggggatttatctactttcaaaGATGTTAAACCGTTAATACCTCTTCTTTTACAATGACTATGTTAATGTCATCTGATATTTCACATACCTCCTCCCTGACTGTGATGTCTATAGTGTCCCTTTCTTTTGTGAAAACAGAACCATACGAACATCCTCCACAAACTGGTGACTCTTGTGGTCCCTAATAGGCCCTCTTCTTTCTTTAATTATTTACATTGcccatgaaattttaaaatatctttgggttttctttgattttacttgctaataatttttcatgccctctcgttgctttccttttttaatttttaatttcacCCCTACACTTTTTAttctcctctaggctttctgcagtattgagcCCCAGGTATctgacataaaagcaaaaaactgcggatgctggaaatccaaaacaaaaacaaaaatacctggaaaaactcagcaggtctggcagcatctgcggagaggaacacagttaacgttttgagtccgaatgacccctcaacagaactaagtaaaaatagaagagaggtgaaatataaccagcttatatttcacccctcttctatttttacttagttctgttgaagggtcgttcagactcaaaacgttaactgtgttcctctccgcagatgctgccagacctgctgagtttttccaggtatttttgtttttgtcccaggTATCTGACGTAAGCTTCCCTTTCTTCCTTCATTCTCCCCTTTAAGCCTTTCACATCCGAGGACTCTGAATTTGTTAGTGCCACCTTTTTTCCCTTTAGGGAACATAGTTGGTCTGGGCCTTCATTATCTCTtccttgaatgccttccactgatCTGGCCCTGATTCACCTTCAAGTAGTTGTTTCCAGTCCGCTTTAACATGCACCTACGGTGCTGAGGTTACACTTCCTATTCCACCACTTATAGGGCTGATTCTCAACTTCTAGCTATATTTCTCCCTAACTTGTCACCCTTTTGTATAGGGTTAGCATAAGATATGGTGGGTTTTTTTTCATAGATAAAATATGATGATGTGTTAACTTAAGGGAGACCGAAATTATAACCTCCTACAGCAATACTGGGTTTCCAAACATATGTAATTTTCAGTAGAAAATGTCCAATTTAAAAAATCTTATAAATAGATGTAATATGGAGCTGGAACATTTTCACAGCTTGCATTGTATAAATAGCATACAGGTATAACTTGTGATTGGGTGTCATGATGTGTTAGTGACATTACGCTACCTTTGTATAGTACTCAAATCAACTCGCAAACATCCTTTTACCTGTCAACTATTTATATTAGGATCTAGATTTTTAAATTTTGTAGCATCTAGGCTGTTCTCATTCATGTTCATATTGTGCAGGATTTGATTAGATATGTTCCATTTGAAGTCATAGGTGAAAATTCAAACTCCTGTTTTAAAATGGTTTATGTTTTATTTGGCTGATCTCAACTGATGAGACCAAATATGTCTCAAAATTTGGGAATCTGAAATACCTTTAAAAGCAGAGGAAATACATTCACTTGTGCAGATTACCAAAGTTTTGATGCTCAATATAGGATATGGACATTTcattgttcagtttaaagctagAAACAGGCTGGCAATAGTTCTCGAACCCTTGCTTGCAGAGCTGGAAAGAGAACAATGGCCTACTCCCAGTAAAGTCTTTCAGTTTCAATTAAGGGAGTACCCTCTGCAATTGCTGGAATGAGCCTGCATGTTCCTGTGGGAAACGCTTGCCTGAGGGCCAGCCTCCTCTTTGAGATTTGTGATATGGTCCCGTGACATCAGAAAGGTCACTCATGATGAATACCAGTTCTCACATCGTTTATAAGACCATTTCCATTCCTTGCCTTCAGTTTGTTGCCCGCCAAAAGTGGATTGAAAATAGAAGTGCAAAGACTGAGGGAACAGTTGGGCAGAAGCAATGATCTGTGAAGAATGCTCATAAGAAGTGTGACAAAGATAATACCAGAGATGGGTTACAACTTCATTCAGTATGCTTTTTCCACACACTTCTAATGAACAGAATAAACTTCTGCAGCTCCAATATCCCTACTGTGCAGGAGCtaatattttaaattaaaaaaatattgtATGCTACGTTTCATTTTCATTGTTTCAAGGTGTGCCAACAAGTatatataacaaaaacaaaaatatctggaaaaactcagcagatctgacagcatctgcggagaggaatatagtcgacgtttcaagtccatatgacacttcatcagaactaaggaaatagagaaatgagatgaaatataagttggtagagggggtgggacaggtagagctggatagagggccagtgataggtggaggcaaagaaagattgccaaagatgtcatagacaaaaggacaaagggttgttgatggtggtgatattatctaaggaatatgctaatggtagcaagcaggacaagctagtggcagatggccctagtgggggtggggtggggggggaggggattgaaatgggctaaaaggtggagataaaataatagatcgaaataaatttaaaaataggtgggaaaagagaagtttatattttttttaaattacaaattattggaaaaagggggatcggaaaggggtggggttggaggagagagttcatgatctgaaattgttgaactcaatattaagtccggaagactgcaAAGTGccaagtcagaagatgaggtgctattcctccagtttgcgttgaacttcactggaacattgcagcaggccaaggacggacatgtgggcatgagagcagggtggtgtgatgaagtggcaagcgacagggaggtctgggtcatgcttgcggacagaccgaaggtgttccgcaaagcggtcatctAGTCTGTGTTTggactctccaatgtagaggagaccacattgggagcagcgaatgcagtagactaaattgagggaagtgctagtgaagtgctgcttcacttgaaaggagtgtttgggcccttggacagtgaggaggggggaagtaaaggggcaggtgttgcaccttctgtggttgcatgggaagatgccgtgggagggggttgagatgtagggggtgatggaggagtggaccagggtgtcctggagggaatgatccctgcggaaagccgccaaagggttgaagggaagatgtgtttggtggtggcatcatgctggagttggtggaaaatgatcctttgaacgcggaggctggtggagtgataagtgaggacaaaagagactctatcatggttctggaagggagaggaaggtgtgagggcagatgcgtgggagatggggctggacacggttgagggacctgtcaaccaccgtgtttGGAAAACCTTggtgaaggaagacatgtcagaggaactgttttggcaagtgacatcatcagaacagatgcgacggaggcaaaggaactgagacaatgggatggagcccttacaggaagcggggtgtgaggagctgtagttgtgggagtcggtaggcttgtaatgaatattggtggacagtctatcaccagaaattgagactgacaGATCAAGATAAATATTGAGAAATATATATGCAAGTTAAGTTTACTACTTGGGAAATTCTAAAATCAACCAAACAAATGTACGtggtagataaaaacaaaaaaactgcggatgctggaaatgtatgTGGTAGATGCTTGGAATACAATGATTTATTGATATGTAAATTATTTCACCGTCACTAAAACCTTGACCCAATTGACAAACTTGTTTCATAAAACTAACGATCTTTAATTGGAGAAAAATAAAATTATGTTCACTGCTACAAATCATATTTTATGAGACTTTGCAGCATCATAATCAAAGCACAGATATTTTATTACTCTGTATAAAAAGAAAACTTACAGTCCCAGGTAAGTCATGCTTTATGACACTTAGTTATGGAGTTCCTAAGTGTGTAGATAGCCTTCTTTGGTAAAGTCACTTCTTAAGAAGTTTTTGCGCGTTACGTGCTGGACATCGATATGAGAAAATGGAGCCAAGCTCACCTGGTAACATTCATATCTGAATTAGATTTTATGGGTTTAGTCCTCGCTCCATGCCTTGGGCATGTAATGCTGGCACGGTGGTGCAGGTCGGAGGATGTGTTGCATTGTCGCTGATACCATCTTTCAGTGAGATTGAACGGAAGCCTTGTCTTCCTGTTCAATTGGGCAGTCAAGATTCTCCAGTACCATTTGAGGAGAGCAGGAAATTCTCACTAAACCAACATTACCACAAAAAGCTGGTTGTTTATCTCATTTGTAGTTTGGTGGTctagccatgagcaaattggatGCCTTCCTAACAACTGTGATTGTACTTCAGAAGTAACTTatcagctgtaaagtgctttgaggcatcCAGAGAATAAGATTTTCTCACCAGGGCTACTGTGGTAGGAGCAAGTGCTTTCAGGtctggtgtagcaggaacaggTAAGACCCTATCGAGATTTCACAAgtatgatttttttccccctccaGTGATCACATTAGCCATCCATATTGTTTTTCTCTTGAGTGAGACTGATTATttagttttttttcattcatgggatgtgggctttgctggctgggcaagcatttatcacccatccctaattgcccttgagaaggtggtggtgagctgccttgaaccgctgcatttcatggtgtaggttcacccacagtgctgttaggaaggcagttccagtgacagtgaaggaatggcgatatatttccaagtcaggatggtgagtgacttgaggggaacttccaggtggtggtgttcccatctctctgctgcccttgccctcctaGATTGTAGtgatcttgggtttggaaggtgctgtctaaggagccttggctaATTAATGTCAGTGGTCTGAATATGTTCTAATCTGTGGATGGAGCTTGCCCAAACTGTCTTCACTTGGGTAGTAAAACCTGTTGCGTTCCATTTATCCCATTTGTCAGGGTTGCATTCAAATCCAGGTCTCTGATGAAAGGGCCATACTCTGACCCATTGCGCCAGTTCCCTCTCAAACAACACAAGTTTCTCCTTGATGAAAGGAGGAAACATTTATTGGAGTAGCCTTATTAATCTTCctttgaatgtcagcaatctgacATTAGAAAatacatcccccccccacccccccccccccccccccccccccccccccccacacacacacacacacacacacacacacacacacacacacacacacacaccccccagacTGCTGGAGATAGTTGCTAATTTTGGATTAAGAGGAAGATTAGGCAGTGTTCGCGATGAAGAGGATATAGGGTTGTAGATTCAGCTTGGGGTCAGGATAAAGGCCCAAGTTTGTcaatagtctggttcagcctgataCAGTGACCAGCCAAATGCAGCTTGTGGTGGGCCCAAAGGTAATGGCTTTGTCTCAGTACAGGAGTGAAGGAAGTTGAGATTCATCCAAGATTGGATGTCAGACTGGAAATTTGACGATACGAAACAAGTGAAGCAGTCGAGAGGCCTGGTGCTTACGCATTTCTACGAATGATGTCACCATGTCTTTAAATGAGCAAGAGTAGAGAACAAGGGTGAATCGTTCAGGCCTCCAAAGTTGATGGTGTGAGGAAGTGCAGAGAACAGATTGACCCAGGCACTTTGATTAAAATCAGATGGGTAAGTGCTGAACCAAATAAGGACAGTCCCATGGACCTGGTCACCAGATGTGAGGTGTTGGGTGAGGAAGATGCTGTAATGTGTCAAACTGCTGAGAGGTCGGGGAGGAATGATTCATCCTAGTTAAAAAATATAGATAAtgttggttccattcttatctatctagcTGTAGCCAGAAAATAACTTCAGTGACTTCTCTTGCCAACAATGTAAAGTTAACTCTGGTGATccacaaggatctatccttggcctttcctcttcctatttctcatttgcATGCTGCCCCTCAACATCAAAACACAGCAATAATTTCCACACGCACATGGatgacacccagttctaccttatcaccacttttctaaactcctccactgtctctaaattgtcagattgcttgtctgacatccagcactgaataagaaaaaaatatagtaaCTAACTATTACAAAGAccaagccattgtcttcagtcatgGCGATAAACTCTTCTTCAGTCACCAAATCTatccatccatctccctggcTACTGTCTGAATTTGAAGTAGACTCTTCCCAATTCAACCTTGATGAGCTTAGACCATCATCATTCAGAtaatctatttccacctccataacagtGCTTGATTTAGTTCCTGCTTCTGTCTATCTGCTGTTGggatcctcatccatgcctttgttatctctagatttgactatccTGATGAACTTCTGACTGGTTTCCTATGTTCTACCTTTCTTAAACCCAAGGTTGTCCAAAGCTCAGTTGCCCATGTCCTAATTTGTACCAAGACTCATCTGGCCATTACCCTTGTTCTCACTGAACCACgttggctcccagttaaacaatgccttgattttaaactaCCCAGTGTTGTTTTTAATTTCTCCATggtctctcccctccctacctctgtaatctcctccagctccacaaccttcCAAGAGATGGTGGGGTACTGGTagtgtcgctgggctagtaattcagaggcctaggctaatgttctggggacacaggttcaaatcccaccgtggcaccTGGTGagatttaaattccattaataatctgggattgaaagctagtctcagtaatggtaaccacaaaacccatctggtttactaatgcccttttagggaaggaaatctgctattctcacctggtctggtctctGTGTGATTCCAGATTGAAAGCAATGTTGCctactcttaactgccttctgaaatggccgagcaagccgaTCAGTTTAAGGGAATTTAAGGATggccacaaatgctggccttgccaatgatgcctacacctcatgaaagaatttttaaaaacatctgTGCTCCTCAAATTTTGGCCTCTTGAAAACCCCCGACTTTAATTGCGTCACCACTGCTGGTTTTGCCTTCAACTGCCGAGGCAGAATCCCCTTCCTAAatgcctcactttcctcttttaagatgttcTTTGGTCATCTTTCTAATATGACTGGATTTCAAAATTTGTTTGACACGCTTCTGTGAATTGCTGTGGGacattttattgtgttaaaggcactatgtaactACAACTTGGTGTTATTTTTGAATTTGGGTAGTGTTGTTTAGTTTACTGTTGCAAGCTGAAATAAAATTTGCATcttgaaagttttttttataaaGAATGTTAGTGAGTTTTTTTAAGGGAAGATGCAGTGTTAAACCTGTCACATTTGAGAAGACTGCAATATTGCTGGTTTCCTTATATGGCATTCTTGTAACATAGTGTGGATTAGAATAGAGGTCATATGGTAAGTTTTTACagtttaaattttgtttttttttacattgttgTATTTAATGTCACTGCCATGCTTGAAACCAGCTCTTGCTTCCCTACAAACTAGTGTGCTATTACCTGCTTAATGTCTAGGTATATGTAGCCAGACACAATGAATAGAGAACTCTGGTCACAGTGCTCTAGTTTATTGGAACGGATCATAAGCTGCCATGTGATTGCCAGTAGGTGGAAAACATACATTC encodes the following:
- the abhd17c gene encoding alpha/beta hydrolase domain-containing protein 17C; its protein translation is MPTAAGEQAAGPPSPPPRMNGFSLGELCWLFCCPPCPSRIAAKLAFLPPAPTYTVLTDESSSLCSLHLSERADWQFSERELELLEVFFVRSGRGSRLACMFARCVPECRYTLLFSHGNAVDLGQMCSFYIGLGNRIKCNIFSYDYSGYGASSGKPSERNLYSDIDAAWTALRTRYAVSPENIILYGQSIGTVPTVDLASRYECAAVILHSPLMSGLRVAFPDTRKTYCFDAFPSIDKITKVSSPVLVIHGTADEVIDFSHGLAMYEQCPRAVEPLWIEGAGHNDIELYAQYVERLKQFIDHEISIS